A genomic segment from Saprospiraceae bacterium encodes:
- a CDS encoding polysaccharide deacetylase family protein, which translates to MRILLIALFLQCYTIALEAQILRQPIPDKLVVLTFDDAVSTHATIVPEVLKKYGFGGSFYVCEFPPDFEDKEKYMSWEQIKSLHDMGFEIGNHTGMHTHLNEIDRPQIVRELEYIEDRCSQYEIPRPHTFVYPAYFTTASALEVLKEKNYRFARIGGSRPYDPKVDHPYLIPSYSTSGDDKDRVLNALKEAKDGKIVVLTIHGVPDYAHDWVTTPPALFETYMKFLHDNQYTVIGLGDLERYIDSEKALALIEPKWVGPDGKEVTSPIPVEIQVDFKQKKGPMDPVYAWFGYDEPNYTYMKDGRKLLSELADLSPVPVFVRAHNLLTTGDGKPALKWGSTNAYTEDAAGNPIYNWSIIDTIFDTYVQRGMKPLVEIGFMPEALSVKPDPYRHNWQPGNQYANIYTGWAHPPKDYQKWAALVYEWVKHSVERYGKEEVETWYWELWNEPNIGYWQGTTEEYIKLYDYTADAVKRALPTATMGGPHTTGPSWDKAAAFLTTFLEHCIKGKNHATGQTGTPLDFIAFHAKGGPKFIENRVQMNMGTQLRDISRGFEIVASFPELKHLPIVIGESDPEGCAACSMDIYPQNSYRNGTMYPSYTAAAFARKIDLADHFGVHFKGAVTWAFEFEDQPWFHGFRDLATNGVDKPVLNVFRMFGMMQGERVAVSGDLAYDFQLIRDSSVRGERPDISALATIDEHTATIMVWNYHDDDIPANPSPISLEIKGLPKGKLLTHHYRVDGQHSNAYSLWEKMGSPKHPTSRQYSELEKAGKLALLNAPEWITVTQEKTTISLVLPRQGVSLLTFTW; encoded by the coding sequence ATGAGAATCCTCCTAATCGCCCTTTTCCTCCAATGCTACACCATAGCCCTTGAGGCTCAAATACTTCGACAGCCTATCCCCGATAAGCTGGTCGTCCTTACCTTCGATGATGCGGTCAGTACACACGCGACGATTGTCCCGGAGGTTTTAAAAAAATATGGTTTTGGTGGAAGTTTTTACGTTTGCGAATTCCCACCTGATTTTGAAGATAAGGAGAAATATATGAGTTGGGAGCAGATTAAAAGCTTGCACGACATGGGCTTTGAAATTGGCAATCACACCGGGATGCACACCCACCTTAATGAAATAGATCGTCCACAAATCGTCCGCGAACTGGAATACATCGAAGATCGATGTAGCCAGTACGAGATTCCCCGCCCTCATACCTTTGTTTATCCTGCCTATTTTACTACTGCCTCCGCTTTGGAGGTTTTAAAGGAAAAAAACTATCGCTTCGCCCGTATCGGGGGCTCCCGACCCTACGACCCGAAAGTCGATCACCCTTACCTGATCCCAAGTTATAGTACATCAGGAGACGACAAGGATCGGGTTTTAAACGCATTAAAAGAAGCTAAAGATGGGAAAATAGTTGTCCTAACTATCCACGGCGTTCCAGATTATGCACACGACTGGGTCACCACTCCACCCGCCTTGTTTGAAACCTACATGAAGTTTTTACATGATAACCAATACACCGTCATTGGTTTAGGTGATTTGGAACGTTACATTGATTCCGAAAAAGCCCTGGCATTAATTGAACCAAAATGGGTTGGGCCCGATGGAAAAGAAGTGACTTCACCTATACCCGTCGAAATTCAAGTGGATTTCAAGCAAAAGAAAGGGCCAATGGACCCCGTTTACGCCTGGTTTGGCTATGACGAGCCCAACTATACCTATATGAAGGATGGCCGCAAGCTACTATCTGAATTAGCCGATCTCAGTCCGGTCCCGGTTTTCGTCCGTGCCCATAACCTTTTGACAACTGGGGACGGAAAGCCTGCTTTGAAATGGGGATCGACCAATGCCTATACTGAAGACGCGGCAGGCAATCCTATCTATAATTGGTCTATCATCGATACCATATTCGACACCTATGTCCAACGTGGCATGAAACCGCTCGTCGAAATTGGCTTTATGCCCGAAGCCCTCTCGGTAAAACCAGACCCCTACCGCCACAACTGGCAACCCGGCAACCAGTACGCTAACATTTACACGGGCTGGGCACACCCGCCCAAGGACTACCAGAAATGGGCAGCCTTGGTGTACGAATGGGTCAAACATTCGGTCGAACGCTATGGAAAGGAAGAAGTCGAAACCTGGTACTGGGAGCTTTGGAACGAACCCAATATTGGCTATTGGCAAGGGACCACCGAAGAATATATCAAACTGTACGATTATACCGCCGATGCCGTCAAACGGGCCCTGCCCACAGCCACCATGGGTGGCCCACACACCACTGGCCCTTCCTGGGATAAAGCAGCAGCCTTTCTCACGACCTTTTTGGAACATTGCATCAAAGGAAAAAACCATGCCACCGGTCAAACCGGCACTCCGCTCGATTTTATTGCCTTCCACGCCAAGGGCGGGCCCAAGTTTATCGAAAACCGGGTGCAAATGAATATGGGAACGCAATTGCGCGATATTTCCCGGGGTTTTGAAATCGTCGCTTCCTTTCCCGAACTCAAACACTTGCCCATTGTCATCGGAGAATCGGACCCTGAAGGCTGCGCCGCTTGCTCCATGGACATCTATCCGCAAAACAGCTATCGCAATGGAACCATGTATCCCAGCTACACCGCCGCCGCCTTTGCCCGCAAAATTGACCTGGCCGATCATTTTGGCGTCCATTTTAAAGGCGCCGTTACCTGGGCTTTCGAGTTTGAAGACCAACCCTGGTTTCATGGCTTCAGAGACCTGGCAACTAACGGGGTAGATAAACCTGTCCTCAATGTTTTCCGGATGTTTGGCATGATGCAGGGAGAAAGGGTAGCCGTCAGTGGAGATTTGGCCTACGATTTCCAACTCATCCGAGATTCAAGCGTGAGGGGAGAACGGCCAGATATCAGTGCCCTAGCTACTATTGACGAGCACACCGCAACGATCATGGTCTGGAATTACCACGATGACGATATACCGGCAAACCCTTCTCCCATCTCCCTGGAAATCAAAGGATTGCCCAAAGGCAAACTATTAACGCACCATTATCGGGTGGATGGCCAACATAGTAATGCCTATAGCCTTTGGGAAAAAATGGGCTCTCCTAAGCATCCGACTTCCAGACAATACAGCGAATTGGAAAAGGCAGGCAAACTAGCCTTACTCAATGCCCCTGAATGGATAACGGTAACGCAGGAAAAAACGACGATCTCCTTGGTCTTGCCGCGACAAGGGGTTTCTCTTTTGACATTTACCTGGTAA
- a CDS encoding glycoside hydrolase family 28 protein — MRSLYLFFPFFLLTFLFSCKEKPKNDKSELVTRLESIFYDPAFVTIPDQTFNVADNGAIGDGQTLATQAIQMTIDAAAKAGGGKVIFPQGTFLSGALFLKSNVELHLDEGVTIQAIQDDSQYPEHKTRIAGLEMEWPSALINVYQQKNVRITGKGIIDGNGKFWWDKFWGDPPRSGGMWVEYKEKDIRWAVDYDCKRVRPVVVYESEDVLLKDFTVKRAGFWTISLTYSERIYVDGLIIRNNIGGFGPSSDGINSDSSKDILVENCDIDCNDDNLCIKAGRDADGLRVNRPAENIVYRNCITRSGHGLFTIGSETSGGMRNIEVYGLEAIGTNTGIRFKSAQVRGGLIENIWFHDIKMKDVDSPFHFELNWYPEYSYPSIPATIPEAEIQDRWKLLTQVVEPPERGIPEFRNIRLSNITVEGAKEAFYANAFPEKPIRNLTWENITIEAEKSGSLHYANQWRMKNVSLTTQSQDSILFKNSTQIEHPTFFPQAAGVDGASAKPQQSVAAQIANLLTKNDPPFIIPVNSATEMLIFEGDTIPPLEEISVFVFPNESSSIEFQEPLGDGFYFSPLKISNTVQPGGIEVMGQKDHHWVFNIKSEKPPQSVTGSDSWTYHAEEQSLVIEKTGKSFKLQYK; from the coding sequence ATGAGAAGTCTATACCTCTTTTTTCCCTTTTTCCTTCTTACCTTCCTTTTTAGTTGTAAGGAAAAACCTAAAAACGATAAAAGTGAGTTGGTCACTCGCCTCGAATCTATTTTCTACGACCCTGCTTTCGTCACCATTCCCGATCAGACCTTTAATGTGGCGGATAATGGAGCCATCGGCGATGGCCAAACCTTAGCCACGCAGGCCATCCAAATGACGATCGATGCCGCTGCAAAAGCAGGCGGAGGAAAGGTCATTTTCCCACAAGGCACTTTCCTATCTGGCGCACTTTTCCTGAAATCCAATGTGGAACTCCATTTGGACGAGGGGGTGACCATCCAGGCTATACAGGATGACAGCCAGTATCCGGAACACAAAACGCGAATTGCAGGGCTAGAAATGGAATGGCCTTCGGCACTCATTAATGTCTACCAGCAAAAAAATGTACGGATCACCGGAAAAGGGATCATTGATGGCAATGGCAAGTTTTGGTGGGATAAATTCTGGGGCGATCCTCCACGCAGCGGTGGCATGTGGGTGGAGTATAAGGAAAAAGACATCCGCTGGGCAGTCGACTACGATTGTAAACGGGTACGCCCCGTAGTGGTCTATGAATCTGAAGATGTCTTACTAAAAGATTTCACCGTAAAACGCGCCGGTTTTTGGACCATTTCCCTAACCTATAGCGAACGTATTTACGTCGACGGACTCATTATCCGCAATAACATCGGTGGCTTTGGCCCTAGTTCGGATGGTATCAATAGCGATTCTTCCAAGGATATTTTAGTTGAAAATTGCGATATCGACTGCAATGATGATAACCTTTGCATCAAAGCTGGAAGAGATGCCGATGGCCTCCGCGTCAATCGCCCAGCCGAAAACATCGTTTACCGCAATTGTATTACCCGTTCCGGGCATGGCCTATTCACCATCGGCAGTGAAACGTCAGGCGGAATGCGCAATATTGAGGTGTATGGACTAGAAGCCATCGGCACCAATACTGGTATTCGATTTAAATCCGCCCAGGTGCGCGGTGGATTAATCGAAAACATCTGGTTTCACGACATCAAAATGAAAGACGTTGACAGCCCTTTCCATTTTGAGCTCAATTGGTACCCGGAATACAGTTATCCAAGCATTCCTGCAACAATTCCGGAAGCGGAAATCCAAGACCGCTGGAAACTGCTCACACAAGTCGTAGAACCACCCGAGCGCGGCATTCCGGAGTTTCGCAATATCAGATTGAGCAATATCACCGTGGAAGGTGCCAAAGAGGCTTTTTACGCCAATGCTTTTCCCGAAAAACCGATTCGCAACCTGACTTGGGAAAACATCACCATCGAAGCCGAAAAAAGTGGATCACTCCATTATGCCAACCAGTGGCGTATGAAAAATGTTTCTTTAACAACCCAAAGTCAAGACTCCATCCTTTTCAAAAACAGTACACAGATCGAACACCCTACTTTTTTTCCACAAGCAGCTGGTGTGGATGGGGCATCCGCAAAACCGCAACAAAGTGTCGCAGCTCAAATAGCCAATCTATTGACTAAAAACGATCCTCCGTTTATTATTCCAGTAAATTCGGCCACAGAAATGCTTATATTTGAGGGTGACACCATTCCGCCTCTTGAGGAGATAAGCGTATTTGTTTTTCCAAATGAAAGTAGTAGCATAGAATTCCAGGAACCACTCGGCGATGGATTTTATTTTTCACCGCTGAAGATTTCCAACACGGTTCAACCCGGTGGAATTGAGGTGATGGGGCAAAAGGATCACCACTGGGTTTTCAATATAAAATCAGAGAAACCGCCCCAAAGCGTTACCGGTTCGGATAGCTGGACCTACCATGCGGAAGAACAATCCCTGGTCATCGAAAAAACAGGTAAAAGTTTTAAACTTCAATATAAATGA
- a CDS encoding L-serine ammonia-lyase, iron-sulfur-dependent, subunit alpha, which yields MNYPSIFNDVLGPVMRGPSSSHCAASLRIGRICRDLMDGQLQQVVVQYDPQGSLATTHKSQGSDMGLFGGLLGWEADEERLPHYQEAIAAAGIDIQIKIEPIHADHPNTYKLSLFNDLEMRELTAISTGGGMIEVVAIDGCKVSMYGDFFETLVYVTEKETAQILAYLEATIESDALIVCTGRTRFIQVKSQAFLPANILKELQEMEGVSLVKQLHPVLPVPSRKNLSVPFLTCEEMLAYNEKKQLELWELAIYYESARGNLPHEEVYARMKNLLNIMRNAIQLGLQGTKYQDRILGAQSIDFQSKMDTGGLVKGDVLNRIILYVSAMMEVKSSMGVIVAAPTAGSCGALPGAVIGTASALDLSEDEEIKAMLVAGLIGVFISAHATFAAEVGGCMAECGSGSGMAAAAIVSLAKGSLEQSLSAASQALQNSLGMICDPIANRVEAPCLGRNVLAASNALSCANMALANYDSLIPLDEVIETMDKVGNSIAHELRCTALGGLSITKTSREIEARLNDTPTGEDTLAVAARRFKIC from the coding sequence ATGAATTACCCAAGCATTTTCAACGATGTACTTGGCCCTGTCATGCGAGGGCCTTCCAGTTCCCATTGTGCCGCTTCCCTAAGGATTGGCCGGATATGCAGGGACTTGATGGATGGGCAGCTCCAGCAGGTGGTGGTACAGTACGACCCACAAGGTTCTTTGGCGACAACCCACAAAAGCCAGGGTTCGGATATGGGGCTTTTTGGCGGCCTGTTGGGGTGGGAGGCAGATGAGGAGCGTTTGCCCCACTACCAGGAAGCAATAGCAGCGGCAGGCATTGACATTCAAATAAAAATTGAACCGATCCATGCGGATCATCCCAATACCTATAAATTGAGCCTATTCAATGACCTGGAGATGCGGGAATTGACGGCTATTTCTACAGGGGGAGGGATGATAGAGGTGGTTGCTATTGATGGTTGCAAGGTGAGTATGTATGGCGACTTTTTTGAAACCTTGGTTTATGTAACGGAAAAGGAAACAGCACAGATCTTGGCCTATTTGGAGGCAACTATTGAAAGTGATGCGCTGATTGTTTGTACAGGTAGAACGCGTTTTATCCAGGTCAAATCTCAAGCCTTTTTGCCAGCTAATATCTTAAAAGAACTGCAAGAGATGGAAGGGGTAAGCTTGGTCAAACAGCTGCACCCTGTATTGCCGGTTCCCTCGCGAAAAAACCTGAGTGTGCCTTTCCTAACCTGTGAAGAAATGCTTGCTTATAATGAAAAAAAGCAGCTTGAACTTTGGGAATTGGCGATATATTATGAAAGTGCCAGGGGAAATTTGCCCCATGAAGAAGTCTACGCCCGCATGAAAAACCTCCTAAATATCATGCGTAATGCCATTCAGCTTGGCTTGCAAGGGACAAAGTATCAAGACCGGATATTAGGTGCACAATCCATAGATTTTCAATCCAAAATGGATACGGGAGGGTTGGTCAAAGGAGATGTGCTCAATCGGATCATTTTATACGTGTCGGCGATGATGGAGGTGAAGAGCTCGATGGGTGTCATTGTAGCCGCCCCGACGGCAGGCTCCTGTGGCGCACTGCCTGGAGCCGTGATCGGAACGGCTTCGGCCCTGGATCTATCCGAAGACGAGGAGATAAAAGCCATGCTGGTGGCAGGGTTGATCGGCGTATTTATCTCGGCCCACGCTACATTTGCAGCAGAGGTAGGCGGGTGTATGGCAGAGTGTGGCTCTGGCTCCGGTATGGCCGCCGCGGCGATCGTCAGTTTGGCCAAAGGCAGCCTGGAACAATCCCTGTCAGCAGCCTCTCAGGCATTGCAGAATTCGTTGGGAATGATCTGTGATCCTATTGCCAATAGGGTAGAGGCGCCCTGTTTAGGAAGAAATGTTCTGGCAGCATCCAATGCCCTTTCTTGTGCCAATATGGCTTTGGCCAATTACGATTCTTTAATTCCATTGGATGAGGTGATCGAAACGATGGATAAAGTAGGGAATAGTATTGCTCATGAGTTGAGGTGCACCGCGCTGGGCGGGTTGTCCATCACAAAGACTTCCAGGGAGATCGAAGCGCGATTGAATGACACCCCTACGGGGGAAGATACGCTGGCTGTAGCGGCTCGACGGTTTAAGATTTGTTGA